From a single Pseudalkalibacillus hwajinpoensis genomic region:
- a CDS encoding CoA transferase subunit A → MKEHFVNGFDAVKEIADGSTLMVGGFGLVGIPEQMILGLVESGVKDLTIISNNCGVDEWGLGLLLKNHQIKKMIGSYVGENKEFERQVLSGELEVELIPQGTLAERIRAGGAGILAFYTPAGVGTQVADGKETRVFDGKEYVLEKALQADYSLVRAFKSDEMGNLVYNKTARNFNPMIAAAGKVTLAEVEKLVDTGELEPDHIHTPGIYVQGLLEGAQEKRIERKTVRNG, encoded by the coding sequence ATGAAAGAACATTTTGTGAATGGGTTCGATGCAGTGAAAGAGATTGCTGATGGATCTACGTTAATGGTCGGTGGATTTGGTTTAGTCGGTATACCGGAACAAATGATTCTTGGATTGGTTGAGTCAGGAGTGAAAGATCTGACGATTATTTCTAATAATTGTGGTGTTGATGAGTGGGGACTAGGGCTACTTCTTAAAAATCATCAAATCAAGAAGATGATCGGATCTTATGTTGGAGAAAATAAAGAATTTGAACGTCAGGTTTTATCGGGTGAACTTGAAGTTGAATTGATTCCCCAAGGAACGCTTGCTGAACGAATTAGAGCAGGTGGAGCCGGAATACTTGCATTTTACACACCAGCAGGAGTTGGGACCCAGGTAGCAGATGGGAAAGAAACTAGAGTGTTTGATGGCAAAGAATATGTCTTAGAAAAAGCACTTCAGGCGGATTACAGTCTTGTGAGGGCTTTTAAGTCAGATGAGATGGGAAATCTAGTCTACAACAAAACAGCACGCAATTTTAATCCAATGATCGCAGCTGCCGGAAAAGTAACGTTAGCAGAAGTAGAAAAATTAGTTGATACTGGGGAATTAGAACCAGATCATATTCATACGCCAGGGATTTACGTTCAGGGTTTACTT
- a CDS encoding sigma-54 interaction domain-containing protein: MKCAMLESIIDNAYEWLVVVNKDGIIDYMNKTYCEFLEVESSTVVGMHVTDVIENTRMHIVARSGNVELADLQYIRGNYMVANRVPIYHNNKVVGAVGTVIFRDTEQWKQMNTNIKVLLSELEYYRSGSAKENGASYSLYDIVGLSESIQRLKEKVKQVASGNVSVLIRGESGTGKELFAHSIHQLSERSNRPFIKVNCGAIPDQLLESELFGYEEGAFTGAKKGGKPGKFELANTGTIFLDEIGDMPVNMQVKLLRVLQDREVERVGGISSKKVDVRVIAATNRPLEAMVEERRFREDLFYRINVIQLLIPPLRERVQDVKPLAESFVRKIAAKAGKRVIRIEENALQLLRKHNWPGNARELENALEASVHLTRSETVDIASLPDYLKEKEGIVAGDRKLKEILEEAESEAIRKTLVQCENDKLAAAEILGIGKTSLYDKIKKYNL; the protein is encoded by the coding sequence ATGAAATGCGCTATGCTGGAATCAATAATTGATAACGCTTACGAATGGCTTGTAGTCGTTAATAAAGATGGAATCATTGATTATATGAATAAAACGTATTGTGAATTTCTTGAAGTAGAGAGTTCAACTGTTGTTGGCATGCATGTAACGGATGTAATAGAAAACACGCGGATGCACATTGTCGCTAGAAGTGGAAATGTGGAGCTTGCTGATTTGCAATATATTCGCGGGAATTATATGGTTGCAAACCGAGTTCCCATTTATCATAACAATAAAGTAGTTGGTGCAGTTGGGACAGTGATTTTTCGAGATACTGAACAATGGAAGCAAATGAATACAAATATTAAAGTTTTGCTATCAGAGCTTGAGTATTACCGAAGTGGTTCTGCGAAGGAAAACGGTGCAAGTTATTCTCTCTATGACATTGTTGGTCTATCAGAGTCTATCCAGCGTCTAAAAGAGAAGGTGAAGCAGGTAGCAAGTGGAAACGTCTCGGTGCTCATTCGCGGTGAGAGTGGTACGGGTAAAGAGCTCTTTGCCCATAGCATTCATCAATTGAGTGAACGTAGTAATCGTCCTTTTATTAAAGTGAATTGCGGTGCAATTCCAGATCAGCTTCTCGAATCCGAGCTCTTTGGTTATGAGGAAGGGGCATTTACAGGAGCCAAAAAAGGGGGGAAGCCAGGAAAATTTGAGCTAGCAAATACAGGCACAATCTTCCTGGATGAAATTGGGGATATGCCTGTTAATATGCAGGTTAAGCTACTGCGCGTTCTGCAGGATAGAGAAGTAGAGCGTGTGGGCGGCATATCGTCGAAAAAGGTTGATGTCAGAGTTATCGCAGCTACGAATCGTCCTCTAGAAGCAATGGTGGAAGAACGTCGGTTTCGAGAAGATTTATTTTATCGGATTAACGTTATTCAATTACTCATACCACCTTTAAGAGAACGTGTGCAAGATGTGAAACCTCTCGCAGAATCTTTTGTGCGAAAAATCGCAGCAAAAGCCGGAAAGCGTGTGATCAGAATTGAAGAAAATGCCTTACAGTTACTTCGTAAGCACAATTGGCCTGGAAACGCGCGAGAGCTTGAGAATGCGTTAGAAGCTTCAGTGCATTTAACAAGAAGTGAAACAGTCGATATAGCTTCTCTTCCTGACTATTTAAAGGAGAAGGAAGGGATAGTGGCAGGTGATCGGAAGTTGAAGGAAATTCTCGAAGAAGCAGAATCTGAAGCAATTCGCAAAACGCTTGTTCAATGTGAGAACGATAAACTGGCCGCGGCTGAAATACTTGGCATTGGTAAAACGAGCCTATACGACAAAATCAAAAAGTATAACCTATAA
- a CDS encoding ABC transporter permease, with product MKSFLLNPVLNKEFKLRLRSFKSYLGILIYLFVLGGIGIGFIYLTSINTQMGYFRPEESRYMFIVLSMVQLALIMFMTPGLTAGVISGERERQTLNMLLTTKQSSTSIILGKLLSSTSFLLLIIVASLPLYSIVFLFGGISPGTLLATFGLYLVTIFTLGSLGVMFSTLIRKTIVSMITTYGTALFLTAGTGFITLFSMQMLYMGGQIPGQNPIPYLSVMVNPAVVLFSIFEPTMQEEFFKSSGISIPLWVSYLCICFVMIVLSLWVSILKLRPNMKGNRKREKME from the coding sequence GTGAAATCCTTTCTCCTTAATCCAGTCCTGAACAAAGAATTTAAGCTCAGACTTCGGTCTTTTAAAAGCTACCTTGGTATTCTGATCTATTTGTTCGTTCTAGGTGGTATTGGAATTGGGTTTATTTATTTAACCTCAATAAATACACAAATGGGTTATTTCAGACCGGAAGAAAGTCGCTACATGTTTATCGTTCTTTCAATGGTACAGCTTGCACTAATCATGTTTATGACCCCGGGATTAACCGCAGGCGTCATTAGTGGTGAGCGCGAACGACAAACGCTAAATATGCTTCTTACGACCAAACAATCATCAACAAGCATTATTTTAGGGAAGCTACTTTCTTCTACTTCCTTTTTACTCTTGATTATAGTTGCTTCGCTTCCTCTGTATAGCATTGTGTTTCTATTTGGGGGGATTTCTCCGGGAACGCTGCTCGCTACATTTGGCCTTTACCTTGTTACGATTTTTACACTGGGTAGCCTCGGGGTGATGTTTTCGACCTTAATACGAAAAACAATCGTTTCAATGATTACAACATATGGTACAGCGCTCTTTCTTACGGCAGGGACCGGTTTTATCACTCTGTTTTCTATGCAGATGTTGTATATGGGGGGCCAGATTCCCGGTCAAAACCCAATTCCATACTTATCTGTTATGGTTAATCCTGCTGTAGTTCTATTCTCCATATTTGAACCGACAATGCAGGAAGAGTTTTTTAAATCAAGCGGTATTTCCATTCCACTCTGGGTTAGCTACCTTTGTATTTGTTTTGTCATGATTGTTCTTTCCCTCTGGGTTAGTATCTTGAAGCTTCGACCGAATATGAAGGGTAATCGTAAAAGAGAGAAAATGGAATGA
- a CDS encoding ABC transporter ATP-binding protein produces the protein MIDIVNLTKRYGTFTALDQMNLTIEKGTVFGVVGPNGAGKSTTFSILATLLAPTSGTAYINGVDITQNPAKVREFIGYMPDFFGVYDTFKAGEYLDFFGASYSISAKEREVLIPQLLELVNLASKKDTYVDLLSRGMKQRLCLARCLIHDPEVLILDEPASGLDPRARVEMRDILKGLKSMGKTILISSHILPELSEMCDALGVIENGKLVATGSVATIQQQLRANKLLIVRVQHDLEAAMHFFENHHLAVDVIKYGAGEIHFGFNGSDEEQVMLLKEALDMKLPILSFTEEQTDLEDIFMEITKGVE, from the coding sequence GTGATTGATATTGTTAATTTAACGAAACGATACGGAACGTTCACAGCGCTTGACCAGATGAACCTTACGATTGAGAAGGGTACTGTTTTTGGTGTCGTTGGTCCGAATGGTGCAGGGAAGTCGACCACATTTTCGATTCTGGCAACCCTATTAGCACCCACCAGTGGAACAGCTTATATCAATGGAGTGGATATCACGCAGAATCCAGCAAAAGTAAGGGAGTTCATCGGGTATATGCCAGACTTCTTTGGGGTGTATGACACATTTAAAGCGGGAGAATACCTTGACTTCTTTGGAGCGAGCTATAGCATTTCGGCAAAAGAGCGAGAAGTATTAATTCCACAACTGCTTGAGCTGGTTAACTTAGCGAGTAAAAAAGATACGTACGTTGATCTGCTTTCAAGAGGAATGAAACAGCGTCTTTGTCTTGCTAGGTGTCTGATTCATGACCCAGAGGTACTGATATTAGATGAACCTGCTTCAGGATTAGATCCGAGAGCAAGGGTAGAAATGCGAGATATTCTTAAGGGATTGAAATCAATGGGAAAAACAATCTTAATTTCCTCCCACATTCTACCAGAGCTTTCTGAAATGTGTGATGCACTGGGAGTGATTGAGAATGGGAAACTGGTTGCTACAGGATCTGTTGCTACGATTCAACAGCAGCTGCGAGCGAATAAACTGCTCATCGTGAGAGTGCAGCATGATTTGGAAGCAGCAATGCACTTCTTCGAGAACCACCATCTGGCAGTTGACGTTATTAAATACGGAGCAGGAGAGATTCATTTTGGCTTTAACGGAAGCGATGAGGAACAGGTGATGCTACTTAAAGAAGCCCTCGACATGAAGCTCCCCATTCTAAGTTTTACAGAAGAACAAACGGATCTTGAAGATATCTTTATGGAAATAACGAAAGGGGTGGAATAA
- a CDS encoding GNAT family N-acetyltransferase: MIVEETKSYPYKLLLEADPSIPHIKEYISKGKCYVAKEDGEVIGVYVLLPIESSITEIKNIAVKETWRDKGIGKKLIKDALQRAEKNGMKSVEIGTGNSSIGQLALYQKCGFRISEIVMGFFDDYPEEIMEDGIRCRDMIRLSYSI, from the coding sequence ATGATTGTAGAGGAAACGAAATCTTACCCATATAAGCTACTTCTTGAAGCCGATCCTTCTATTCCTCACATAAAGGAATATATTTCAAAAGGGAAGTGTTATGTAGCAAAGGAAGATGGGGAAGTAATCGGGGTTTACGTTTTACTGCCGATTGAATCTTCTATCACAGAAATTAAGAACATAGCTGTGAAGGAAACGTGGAGAGATAAGGGAATAGGAAAGAAGTTAATAAAGGATGCTTTACAAAGAGCAGAAAAAAATGGTATGAAATCTGTGGAAATCGGTACAGGCAATTCAAGTATTGGTCAGCTTGCATTGTATCAGAAATGTGGCTTTCGTATTTCCGAAATTGTAATGGGGTTTTTTGATGATTATCCCGAAGAAATTATGGAAGACGGTATTCGTTGCAGAGATATGATCCGTCTTTCATACAGCATCTAG